A single genomic interval of Acetobacteraceae bacterium harbors:
- the efp gene encoding elongation factor P, whose protein sequence is MKQQANLIRAGQVIEHDGRRWSVLKQQIITPGKGGAFIQVEMRDLTSGNKTNERWRTADTVERLMTEDKDYTYSYEDGDNIVLMDLETFEQVVLHKDFFGDQLPFLQDNMELNVKLVEGDPVGVSLPPNVTLEIVEADPVVKGQTASSSYKPALLSNGVKTMVPPFIEAGEKVVVRTEDASYVERAK, encoded by the coding sequence ATGAAACAGCAGGCTAACCTGATCCGCGCCGGCCAAGTCATCGAGCATGATGGACGTCGATGGAGTGTTCTGAAGCAGCAGATCATCACACCCGGCAAAGGCGGCGCGTTTATTCAGGTTGAAATGCGTGACCTGACGTCGGGCAATAAAACCAATGAGCGCTGGCGGACGGCGGATACGGTTGAGCGCCTGATGACAGAGGATAAGGACTATACTTACTCCTATGAGGATGGCGACAACATCGTCCTGATGGACCTGGAAACATTTGAGCAGGTCGTGCTGCACAAGGATTTCTTCGGGGATCAGCTGCCTTTTCTACAGGATAATATGGAGCTTAACGTCAAGCTCGTTGAAGGCGACCCAGTTGGCGTTTCGCTTCCCCCCAATGTGACGTTGGAAATTGTCGAGGCTGATCCTGTTGTGAAAGGCCAGACCGCCAGCTCCTCCTACAAACCGGCTCTTCTCTCCAACGGCGTCAAAACCATGGTGCCGCCTTTTATTGAAGCGGGGGAAAAGGTCGTCGTCCGGACGGAAGACGCCTCCTACGTCGAGCGCGCAAAGTAA
- a CDS encoding lysine-2,3-aminomutase-like protein, translated as MSGNAKLSSIRDVAALVEAGLVSPTMMDPLRPVEARYDIAITPAFRDLIQSADDPIGRQVIPRVEELDQAAFQMADPIGDAHHAPVKGVVHRYEDRALLTPLLICPIYCRFCFRRERVGAEGGLLTDAELEAALDWFRQHQDVREVILTGGDPLMLSPRRLARIIAALSDMAHIDIIRIHSRVPVADPERLTPALLDTLSTEKVLWLVTHVNHAAELSTTASQALRHVRKRGIPVLSQSVLLRGVNDSVEVMEALLRRLVQLGVKPYYLHHLDPAPGTEHFRVPVERGLEILRGLRGRVTGLAWPTYVMDIAGGYGKVPLGPHYLDAGPTSLEGVTDPKGRHHKLPNSDF; from the coding sequence ATGTCGGGAAACGCCAAACTAAGTTCCATAAGGGATGTAGCCGCATTGGTCGAGGCTGGCCTTGTCAGCCCCACCATGATGGACCCCCTGCGCCCGGTTGAGGCACGTTACGATATCGCGATTACGCCAGCCTTTCGCGACCTCATCCAATCCGCCGACGACCCGATCGGTCGCCAGGTCATTCCGCGTGTGGAAGAGCTCGATCAGGCCGCGTTTCAGATGGCGGACCCGATTGGCGATGCTCATCACGCGCCGGTCAAAGGCGTTGTGCATCGATATGAAGATCGCGCGCTGCTCACGCCGCTTCTCATCTGCCCCATTTATTGCCGCTTCTGCTTCCGACGGGAACGCGTCGGCGCGGAAGGGGGTCTTCTAACGGATGCGGAACTTGAAGCCGCGCTGGATTGGTTCCGCCAGCATCAGGACGTGCGGGAGGTGATCCTGACGGGCGGGGATCCGCTCATGCTCAGCCCCCGCCGCCTGGCGCGCATCATCGCCGCCCTCTCTGACATGGCGCATATCGATATTATCCGTATCCATTCCCGCGTACCGGTAGCGGACCCTGAACGATTGACCCCGGCCCTTCTGGACACGCTTTCGACGGAGAAGGTCCTCTGGCTTGTCACCCATGTCAATCACGCCGCCGAACTGTCCACGACGGCGTCCCAGGCACTGCGCCATGTGCGGAAGCGCGGCATTCCGGTGCTGAGTCAATCCGTCCTGCTGCGCGGCGTCAATGATTCGGTAGAGGTGATGGAGGCTTTGTTGCGGCGGCTGGTGCAACTTGGCGTCAAACCTTACTACCTTCATCATCTTGACCCGGCCCCGGGGACAGAGCATTTCCGTGTGCCTGTCGAGAGGGGGCTGGAAATTCTGCGCGGTTTACGCGGGCGGGTGACGGGCCTCGCCTGGCCGACTTATGTGATGGATATTGCTGGCGGATACGGCAAAGTGCCGCTGGGGCCGCATTATCTTGATGCTGGCCCGACATCGCTGGAGGGCGTCACGGACCCGAAGGGCCGCCATCACAAATTGCCGAACAGCGATTTCTGA
- the epmA gene encoding EF-P lysine aminoacylase EpmA — MLFCPSVADRLPLLRRRLLVIKAIRAFFEARNYLEVETPYLVPNPGEEVHLKCFGTYLMTPDGQILTRYLHTSPEFAMKRLMAELKSPLFQLARVWRNGEQSATHLPEFTMLEWYRPHASLSDLMDETEALIRCTCPPIFSYHGHEIDLTEPFERMTVNEAFQRYVGVDLLTIGEEVSALAHAAGTSLRAGESWEDLFFRLMLERIEPQIGRTRPCFLTHWPVAQAALARRDPEDDRVALRFELYLAGIELANAFEELTDAVEQRARFERDRLRRMALTPDQNWPLDEAFLSALPDMPPCSGIALGVDRLVMLAASTTEIANIRWIE; from the coding sequence ATGCTCTTCTGTCCCTCCGTCGCGGACCGTTTGCCGCTTCTGCGCCGTCGCCTGTTGGTGATCAAAGCCATACGCGCTTTTTTCGAGGCCCGGAATTATCTGGAAGTTGAAACGCCTTATCTCGTGCCCAATCCGGGTGAGGAAGTGCATCTGAAATGTTTCGGCACGTACCTGATGACGCCGGACGGGCAAATTTTGACGAGATACCTCCATACAAGCCCTGAATTTGCGATGAAGCGCCTCATGGCGGAATTGAAATCTCCGCTCTTCCAGCTGGCGCGTGTCTGGCGCAATGGAGAGCAGAGCGCGACCCATCTGCCGGAATTCACCATGCTGGAATGGTATCGGCCCCACGCGTCCCTTTCCGATTTGATGGACGAGACAGAGGCGCTCATACGCTGTACCTGTCCGCCGATATTCTCCTATCATGGTCACGAGATTGATCTCACAGAGCCATTTGAGAGAATGACGGTGAATGAGGCATTTCAAAGATATGTCGGGGTCGATCTCCTGACGATCGGTGAGGAGGTCTCGGCGCTTGCCCACGCGGCGGGCACCTCTTTAAGGGCAGGCGAAAGCTGGGAAGATCTATTTTTCCGCCTCATGCTGGAGCGTATTGAGCCGCAGATCGGGCGCACGCGGCCTTGTTTCCTGACACATTGGCCCGTTGCCCAGGCCGCTTTGGCCCGCCGTGACCCTGAGGATGATCGCGTCGCCCTGCGCTTCGAGCTCTATTTGGCGGGCATTGAACTCGCCAACGCTTTTGAGGAACTGACTGATGCGGTTGAGCAGCGGGCGCGTTTTGAGCGTGATCGTTTGCGTCGCATGGCGTTGACGCCGGACCAGAACTGGCCCCTCGACGAGGCATTTCTGTCGGCCCTCCCGG